In Polaribacter sp. L3A8, a genomic segment contains:
- a CDS encoding UDP-2,3-diacylglucosamine diphosphatase, translated as MKKQKKRKLDYVVISDVHLGTYGCRAKELLNYLKTIQPKVLILNGDIIDIWQFNKRYFPKSHMNVIKHITSLLSKGTEIYYITGNHDEMLRKFKGFRLGNFKILNKLVLTIDDKKAWIFHGDVFDVTMQHSKWLAKLGGQGYDILIVINTFINWISNLLGYGKLSLSKKIKNSVKSAVKFINDFEKTASDIAIENEYDYVICGHIHQPEIKEIENQKGKTTYLNSGDWIENLTALEYKDKKWSLYEYATDEIAKNTEKKLSKEELKALNKEEKNNFLFEELLREFDIEKPLK; from the coding sequence ATGAAAAAGCAAAAAAAGCGCAAGTTAGATTATGTTGTAATTTCTGATGTACATTTAGGCACTTATGGTTGTAGAGCTAAAGAATTACTAAATTATTTAAAAACAATTCAGCCAAAAGTTTTAATTCTAAATGGAGACATTATAGACATCTGGCAATTTAACAAACGCTATTTCCCAAAGTCTCACATGAATGTGATAAAACACATTACCTCTCTTTTATCTAAAGGAACTGAGATTTATTATATCACTGGAAATCATGATGAAATGCTGCGAAAATTTAAAGGTTTCAGACTCGGTAACTTTAAAATTCTAAACAAACTAGTTTTAACTATTGATGATAAAAAAGCATGGATATTTCATGGAGATGTTTTTGATGTTACCATGCAACATTCTAAATGGCTAGCTAAATTAGGTGGCCAAGGATACGATATACTTATTGTAATAAACACCTTTATCAATTGGATAAGTAATCTATTAGGCTATGGAAAATTATCGCTTTCTAAAAAAATAAAAAATAGTGTAAAAAGTGCCGTAAAATTTATCAATGATTTTGAAAAAACAGCTTCGGACATTGCTATAGAAAATGAGTACGATTATGTAATCTGCGGACATATTCATCAACCAGAAATTAAAGAAATTGAAAATCAAAAAGGAAAAACTACTTACTTAAACTCTGGAGATTGGATAGAGAATTTAACAGCCTTAGAATACAAAGACAAAAAATGGAGTTTGTACGAATATGCTACTGATGAAATAGCAAAAAACACTGAAAAAAAATTAAGTAAAGAAGAATTGAAGGCCTTAAACAAAGAAGAAAAAAACAATTTTCTTTTTGAAGAGTTGCTAAGAGAATTCGATATTGAAAAACCCCTAAAATAA
- a CDS encoding substrate-binding domain-containing protein, which yields MTSLKVGGVPEHFNYPWYTSLKNKEYSKQNINLRWQDYPGGTGAMCKALRNGEVDIAIVLTEGIIKDIANGNPSKIVQTFVKTPLIWGIHVGAKSSFKTIKDLEHATIAISRFGSGSHLMAIVNAHNQGWDIAKLKFKVIGTLQGGIDALTNGEADYFMWEHFTTKPLVDNGTFRRIDDCPTPWPCFVIAVRNEVLENNFNEVKKVLDIINAETKDFKEVKNIDKTLSNRYEQQIEDIQQWLKITEWNDGEPITKNLITSIQNKMIQFNVIEEKKNSSSFIKNMYI from the coding sequence ATGACTAGCTTAAAAGTTGGTGGCGTACCAGAACACTTTAATTATCCTTGGTACACCTCCTTAAAAAATAAAGAATACAGCAAACAAAACATCAACCTTCGTTGGCAAGATTATCCTGGAGGAACAGGCGCCATGTGTAAAGCATTAAGAAACGGAGAGGTAGATATTGCTATTGTTTTAACAGAAGGCATTATTAAAGATATTGCCAACGGAAATCCTTCTAAAATTGTACAAACATTTGTAAAAACACCATTAATTTGGGGTATTCATGTAGGTGCAAAATCATCCTTTAAAACCATTAAAGATTTAGAACACGCAACCATTGCTATTAGTCGCTTTGGTTCTGGCTCTCATTTAATGGCTATTGTAAATGCACACAACCAAGGTTGGGATATTGCTAAACTAAAATTTAAAGTAATTGGTACTTTACAAGGCGGCATTGATGCTTTAACAAACGGAGAAGCAGATTATTTTATGTGGGAACATTTTACTACAAAACCTTTGGTAGACAATGGTACTTTTAGAAGAATTGACGACTGCCCTACTCCTTGGCCTTGTTTTGTAATTGCAGTTAGAAATGAAGTTTTAGAAAATAATTTTAACGAAGTAAAAAAAGTTTTAGACATTATAAACGCTGAAACAAAAGACTTTAAAGAGGTTAAAAATATTGATAAAACGCTGTCTAATAGATATGAACAACAAATAGAAGACATTCAGCAATGGTTAAAAATTACAGAATGGAACGATGGAGAACCTATTACAAAAAACTTAATTACTAGCATCCAAAATAAAATGATACAGTTTAACGTTATTGAAGAGAAGAAAAACTCGAGCAGTTTCATAAAAAATATGTACATTTAA
- a CDS encoding nucleoside phosphorylase, producing MSIKQSELILNPDGSVYHLNLRPEHIANTLIFVGDQDRVDKISKHFDSIEFTTQKREFKTTTGTYKNKRLSVISTGIGPDNIDIVLNELDALVNIDLQTRKPKEVLTTLNIIRIGTSGSLQEDIPVDSYVISSHGLDLNGLLQSYQVDAIASPAIEDAFVKHTNWSAKKSYPIVIENSKLLENRFASDKTFLGITATAGGFYGPQGRVLRLALQDDGLNHKIDSFSFNEHRITNLEMETSAIYGLSKLLGHEACSINAIIANRANGTFSENPGKVVADLIEYALEKLVE from the coding sequence ATGTCTATAAAACAATCTGAACTTATCTTAAATCCCGATGGCAGTGTTTATCATCTAAATTTAAGACCAGAACATATTGCCAACACCCTTATTTTTGTTGGCGATCAAGATAGAGTCGATAAAATCTCTAAACATTTTGATTCTATTGAGTTTACAACTCAAAAAAGAGAATTTAAAACCACAACAGGTACCTATAAAAACAAGCGTCTTTCTGTTATATCAACAGGTATTGGACCAGATAATATAGATATCGTTCTAAACGAATTAGACGCACTTGTTAATATCGATTTACAAACAAGAAAACCAAAAGAAGTTTTAACTACTTTAAACATTATTAGAATTGGTACTTCCGGTTCTTTGCAAGAAGATATTCCGGTAGATTCTTATGTTATTAGTTCTCATGGGTTAGATTTAAACGGTTTGTTACAATCTTATCAAGTAGATGCAATTGCCAGTCCAGCAATAGAAGATGCATTTGTAAAACACACCAATTGGAGTGCTAAAAAATCTTATCCTATTGTAATAGAAAATAGTAAACTGTTAGAAAACAGATTTGCATCTGATAAAACATTTTTAGGAATTACAGCTACTGCAGGTGGTTTTTACGGACCCCAAGGAAGAGTTTTACGTTTGGCATTGCAAGACGATGGTTTAAACCATAAAATTGATAGTTTTAGTTTTAACGAACATAGAATTACCAATTTAGAAATGGAAACTTCTGCCATATATGGTTTGTCTAAATTATTAGGTCACGAAGCTTGTTCTATAAACGCAATTATTGCCAATAGAGCAAACGGAACCTTTAGCGAAAACCCAGGTAAAGTTGTTGCCGATTTAATAGAATATGCATTAGAAAAATTAGTTGAATAA
- a CDS encoding DUF1835 domain-containing protein, producing the protein MTSAILHITNGDSTTNYLKSLQFTGDFITWREMLCEGKTTTDVGSETFWKNRFDFLKSSYKVSKQKFINYTLKEYRSLCNKKETKEIVLWFDHDLFCQINMIGVISWLKTYRKGYHISLVTNGQIKGSKKLKNLSELTENQIQQHFKNRIDLTEDDIEYADYIWQLYCSESPLRLETVYKYNPMSPFTHLADALSAHLQRFPSIKNGLNHLENTILETANTHKFSSKNQLVNQLLKTQTTYGFGDLQYEHHIEQLHKLFTSFNPVKLSRKGKKVLENQLNFYGELRDENLYLGGAKKYSFLFNNESEKLLQITS; encoded by the coding sequence ATGACATCTGCTATACTACATATTACCAATGGAGATAGTACTACCAACTATCTAAAAAGCCTTCAATTTACTGGAGATTTTATCACATGGAGAGAAATGTTATGTGAAGGAAAAACTACTACCGATGTAGGAAGTGAAACCTTTTGGAAAAATAGATTTGACTTCTTAAAATCGTCCTATAAAGTAAGCAAACAAAAATTTATTAATTACACATTAAAAGAATACAGAAGTCTTTGTAATAAAAAAGAAACCAAAGAAATTGTTTTATGGTTTGATCATGATTTGTTTTGCCAAATTAATATGATTGGCGTTATTAGCTGGTTAAAAACCTATAGAAAAGGGTATCATATTTCGTTAGTTACAAACGGTCAAATAAAAGGAAGTAAGAAACTAAAAAATTTGTCTGAACTTACAGAAAATCAAATTCAGCAACATTTTAAAAACAGAATCGATTTAACAGAAGACGATATTGAATATGCAGATTACATTTGGCAGTTGTATTGTTCAGAGAGTCCGTTAAGATTAGAAACCGTTTACAAATACAACCCAATGTCTCCTTTTACGCATTTAGCAGATGCTTTATCGGCACATTTACAAAGATTTCCTTCCATTAAAAATGGCTTGAATCATTTAGAAAACACAATTCTAGAAACTGCAAATACACATAAATTCTCATCAAAGAATCAACTAGTAAATCAATTACTAAAAACACAAACTACGTATGGGTTTGGAGATTTACAGTACGAACATCACATAGAGCAACTTCATAAATTATTTACCTCTTTTAACCCCGTAAAATTATCACGAAAAGGGAAAAAAGTACTAGAAAACCAATTAAATTTTTATGGTGAACTTCGTGATGAAAATTTGTATCTTGGTGGAGCAAAAAAATATAGTTTTCTATTCAATAATGAATCCGAAAAACTATTACAAATTACATCTTAA
- a CDS encoding translation initiation factor — MDFKDQLKNLFPEHKETAEPIKEKSNIWLQEDPIICKYEKRKGKPITILEGYTGATSDFKMLAKEIKTKLSVGGSFKDDKIIIQGDFRDRIMTMLKDKGFKVKRVGG, encoded by the coding sequence ATGGATTTTAAAGATCAACTAAAAAACCTTTTTCCTGAGCACAAAGAAACTGCTGAACCTATTAAAGAAAAATCTAATATTTGGTTACAAGAAGATCCAATTATTTGTAAATACGAAAAGCGAAAAGGAAAACCCATCACTATTTTAGAAGGCTACACAGGCGCAACATCAGATTTTAAAATGCTAGCCAAAGAAATTAAAACAAAATTATCTGTTGGCGGTAGTTTTAAAGATGATAAAATTATTATTCAGGGCGACTTTAGAGACCGAATAATGACCATGCTAAAAGACAAAGGTTTTAAGGTAAAACGTGTTGGTGGTTAA
- a CDS encoding isopenicillin N synthase family dioxygenase, with translation MNKIPSVNLADFLSSDKNKKQQFIDEIGHAYENIGFVALKGHFLDDKLVESLYTEIKNFFDLPVETKEKYEIPGIGGQRGYVSFGKESAKGKKEGDLKEFWHFGQYVDADSKYASEYPENVSVNELAEFNKVGKETYQMLEKTAKYVLRSLALHLGLEETYFDNYIKNGNSILRPIHYPPIQTEPKGAERAAAHGDINLITLLMGAQGKGLQVQNHNGDWIDAMAEPDEIMINVGDMLSRHSNNKLKSTIHRVVNPPKEMWGTSRYSIPFFMHPVSDMKLDVLENCIDEEHPKQFDDITAGEFLDERLRELGLKK, from the coding sequence ATGAATAAAATACCAAGTGTAAATTTAGCTGACTTTTTATCTTCGGATAAAAACAAAAAACAACAATTTATTGATGAAATTGGTCATGCTTACGAAAACATAGGTTTTGTAGCTTTAAAAGGTCATTTTTTAGATGATAAATTAGTAGAAAGCTTATACACAGAAATAAAAAACTTTTTTGATTTACCTGTAGAAACAAAAGAAAAATACGAAATTCCAGGAATTGGAGGACAACGTGGTTACGTTTCTTTTGGTAAAGAATCTGCAAAAGGTAAAAAAGAAGGAGACTTAAAAGAATTTTGGCATTTTGGTCAGTATGTAGATGCCGACTCTAAATATGCAAGTGAATATCCAGAAAATGTTTCTGTAAACGAATTAGCAGAATTTAATAAAGTTGGTAAAGAAACCTACCAAATGTTAGAAAAAACGGCCAAATATGTATTGCGTTCTTTAGCATTACATTTGGGTTTAGAAGAAACCTATTTTGATAATTATATTAAAAACGGAAATAGTATTCTACGTCCAATTCATTATCCGCCAATACAAACAGAACCTAAAGGAGCAGAAAGAGCTGCGGCCCATGGAGACATTAATTTAATTACTTTATTAATGGGTGCGCAAGGAAAAGGATTGCAAGTGCAAAACCATAATGGAGATTGGATTGATGCCATGGCAGAACCAGACGAAATTATGATAAATGTTGGAGATATGTTATCGCGCCACAGTAACAACAAATTAAAATCTACCATTCACAGAGTAGTAAATCCACCAAAAGAAATGTGGGGAACATCACGCTATTCAATTCCGTTTTTTATGCACCCAGTTTCTGATATGAAATTAGATGTTTTAGAAAATTGTATCGATGAAGAACACCCAAAACAATTTGATGATATTACTGCAGGTGAATTTTTAGACGAAAGATTAAGAGAATTAGGCCTTAAAAAATAA
- a CDS encoding DUF6048 family protein — protein MYKYFINICFLFVFVSGFSQKQKKDTLINAKTDSIVYKTNYGLRLGIDVSKPILAQFNSTYSGLEIVGDYRIKKNLYIAAEVGYEEETTAEDYTNSTAKGNYIKLGFNYNAYKNWLDMNNELFLGARYGFSLFDQTLNSYTPNVNTQYFPANQITTPITTTGLNAHWTEFVIGLKVETFKNFFLSFSGSYKVLMSVKEPENFKTLYSPGFNRIFETGTGFGFNYTLTYLIPFKKK, from the coding sequence ATGTACAAATATTTCATTAACATCTGTTTCCTTTTTGTTTTTGTTAGTGGGTTTTCTCAAAAACAAAAAAAAGATACACTTATAAACGCAAAAACAGACTCTATTGTATACAAAACCAACTACGGTTTAAGATTAGGTATAGATGTTAGTAAACCTATCTTAGCACAATTTAATAGCACTTACAGTGGTTTAGAAATTGTTGGAGATTATAGAATTAAGAAAAATTTATATATTGCTGCAGAGGTAGGTTATGAAGAAGAAACAACAGCAGAAGATTATACAAACTCTACCGCTAAAGGAAACTATATAAAACTTGGTTTTAACTACAATGCTTACAAGAATTGGCTAGACATGAATAATGAACTTTTTTTAGGTGCTCGTTATGGCTTTAGTCTTTTCGATCAAACTTTAAATAGTTACACGCCAAACGTAAACACTCAATATTTTCCGGCAAACCAAATTACTACACCAATTACAACCACTGGTTTAAATGCACATTGGACAGAGTTTGTTATTGGCTTAAAAGTAGAGACTTTTAAAAATTTCTTTCTGTCTTTTAGTGGTTCTTACAAGGTTTTAATGAGTGTAAAAGAGCCAGAAAACTTTAAAACATTGTATTCTCCAGGGTTTAATAGAATTTTTGAAACCGGAACCGGTTTTGGGTTTAACTACACCCTAACCTACCTAATTCCATTTAAAAAGAAATAA
- a CDS encoding DUF6452 family protein, with protein sequence MILSFVILVITSCEKDDFCLKNPVTPNLVLRFYNDTSRETLKNARLLSVWAEGKDTIADYTSVSTDSIAIPLNSLASETIYHLKINNEDGAEADNQYTTFTIKYTPEEKYVSRSCGYQVLFNDVSFASDNTNWIKDFTPETLTTIDNQNTAHVQIFH encoded by the coding sequence TTGATTCTAAGTTTCGTTATACTAGTAATTACATCTTGCGAAAAAGATGACTTTTGCTTAAAAAACCCTGTAACACCTAATTTAGTGTTGCGTTTTTATAATGATACAAGTAGAGAAACTTTAAAAAACGCTAGACTTTTATCTGTTTGGGCAGAAGGAAAAGATACCATAGCAGATTATACAAGTGTAAGTACAGACAGTATTGCTATCCCTTTAAATTCATTAGCATCAGAAACTATTTATCATTTAAAAATAAATAATGAAGATGGTGCAGAAGCAGACAATCAATACACCACTTTTACTATTAAATATACACCAGAAGAAAAATACGTTTCTAGATCTTGTGGGTATCAAGTTCTCTTTAACGATGTTTCTTTCGCTTCAGATAACACCAACTGGATTAAAGATTTTACACCAGAAACATTAACCACCATAGACAATCAAAATACAGCACATGTACAAATATTTCATTAA
- a CDS encoding 4a-hydroxytetrahydrobiopterin dehydratase — translation MKKLTDFEINRKLEKLQDWDYYDDALHTDFEFDNFKDCMSAMNRIAFECEALKHHPEWTNNYNTLDIKLTTHDAEGVTKLDFKLAKAINKIVEVEE, via the coding sequence ATGAAAAAACTTACAGATTTCGAAATTAATAGAAAATTAGAAAAACTACAAGATTGGGATTATTATGATGATGCACTGCATACCGATTTTGAATTTGATAACTTTAAAGATTGTATGTCTGCAATGAATAGAATTGCATTTGAATGTGAGGCTTTAAAACATCATCCGGAATGGACAAACAATTACAATACTTTAGATATTAAATTAACTACGCATGATGCTGAAGGTGTAACCAAATTAGATTTTAAATTGGCAAAAGCCATCAATAAAATAGTAGAAGTTGAAGAGTAA
- a CDS encoding IS1595 family transposase, with translation MNIFKGQNLLEFADRFKTDEDCKKYLADIKWKDGFQCVKCGHNKAQIRKDFSRTCNICSHQESSTSNTLFHKVKFGVRKAFFIVFEMSTSTKSLSASYVAVRFSVTEKTARLFMLKIREAMESSGNSPMTGIVHVDEFVLGGREKDKVGRSYNAKKKKAITAVELTQDGKVKRMYAMRIEDFSASSLQYIFVNHISRKAKVITDKWRGYRPIAKVYNITQIESNGGMNFKALHTMIHQVKSWIRTTYSWVSDFNLNRYFNEFCFRINRSQSKATIFNNLITKMVEKEKVEHHKIICN, from the coding sequence ATGAATATATTTAAAGGACAAAATCTTCTAGAGTTTGCTGATCGGTTTAAAACGGATGAAGATTGCAAGAAATACTTGGCAGATATTAAATGGAAAGATGGATTTCAATGTGTTAAATGTGGTCATAACAAGGCTCAAATAAGAAAAGATTTTTCACGTACATGTAATATTTGTTCTCATCAAGAATCATCTACCTCAAACACACTTTTTCACAAGGTAAAGTTTGGTGTTAGAAAAGCTTTTTTTATTGTTTTTGAAATGAGTACAAGTACTAAAAGCCTTTCTGCTAGTTATGTTGCAGTTCGTTTTAGCGTAACAGAAAAGACAGCCCGTTTATTTATGCTCAAAATTAGAGAAGCAATGGAAAGTAGTGGAAATAGTCCTATGACTGGTATTGTTCATGTAGATGAATTTGTTTTGGGTGGACGAGAAAAAGACAAAGTAGGAAGAAGTTATAATGCTAAGAAAAAGAAAGCTATAACTGCTGTTGAACTAACTCAAGATGGAAAAGTTAAAAGAATGTATGCCATGAGAATCGAAGATTTTTCAGCTAGTTCTTTGCAATATATTTTTGTGAATCATATCAGTCGAAAAGCTAAAGTGATAACCGACAAATGGAGAGGTTACAGGCCTATTGCTAAAGTTTATAATATTACTCAAATAGAAAGTAATGGTGGTATGAATTTTAAAGCACTTCATACAATGATTCATCAAGTGAAATCTTGGATAAGAACAACGTATTCTTGGGTTAGTGACTTTAATCTAAATAGATATTTTAATGAATTTTGTTTTAGAATTAATCGATCACAAAGTAAAGCAACAATATTCAATAACTTAATAACTAAAATGGTTGAAAAGGAGAAAGTAGAACATCACAAAATTATATGTAACTAA
- a CDS encoding sulfatase-like hydrolase/transferase: MRILIPVLVLLFSTSSYFGQQQSPNILLIIADDMGIDATPGFGINEDLPITPTLDSFREKGLAFTNCWAAPQCTPTRAAIMSGKFGIKTGVMRPPLILDTSHTSLFTKIKEQSTTDYAMALIGKWHIGGNDASNYSHPKDSGVPYYEGLFTSQVSDYYNWTKVNSNGNEEQVTEYVTTHLTNSAISWIDAQTKPWFLWLAQVAPHLPFQAPPAGTYTTPPTDNRSTYLSMIESMDYEIDRLIKSMDAETLENTVIIFIGDNGTPGQANNYWPSRHAKASIYEGGIRVPMIITGKSVERVNEVETSLVQAADLHATILELAGVQLLGGTENSLSLKPTLKFENQVSRKINYTDYENGGIQYWATRNDTYKLIEDANGNEEFYNIVTDIKEETNLIGNLTTAQETIKTMLQQEAQTIRNDWSCNDGIKNGTETTIDDCNNTCGTTDVLSYDNIDCCGTPSNPSVYYEFVEQNERVVYSNNYPNHNFCFVANRTPEPYYRVYRFDLKPKLSGQVTSISRTNGRPVNFFGIALNGVYMMPAPATPFIFEDVNTGQYNWDWVFEPTTNIGDGRDFVGLDCASAHVNPNSGYHYHGNMFEYVEELEEGISTLKSAPAEVLQVGWASDGFPILYRFGPDKEGNIKEMFPSFQLKSGLRPGDGLSAPCGPYSGKYTNDFGYVAGKGDLDECNGIEASVTLTTAQGEETFEYYYVVTQDFPQISRCMKGSFNDSFISNAAALNDVDADRDGFVKAYDCDDTNPNINPFATDDPTTSLDESCGATLGTKELALKDLGYYINSNPNDGNFAIISTNSESYQAKLFSINGKLIRDKQGIGVLEINNITGAGVYVLSILKEGKLLGTSKIIVK, translated from the coding sequence ATGAGAATTTTAATACCTGTTTTAGTACTACTTTTTTCAACTTCTAGTTATTTTGGGCAACAACAATCTCCCAACATATTGTTAATCATTGCAGATGATATGGGGATTGATGCTACTCCCGGATTTGGTATTAATGAAGATTTACCCATTACACCAACATTAGATTCTTTTAGAGAAAAAGGGCTTGCTTTTACCAATTGTTGGGCAGCTCCACAATGTACACCAACGCGTGCAGCAATAATGAGTGGTAAATTTGGTATTAAAACAGGAGTTATGAGACCTCCTTTAATTTTAGATACGAGTCATACTTCATTATTTACAAAGATAAAAGAACAAAGTACAACAGATTATGCCATGGCATTAATTGGTAAATGGCATATTGGTGGTAATGATGCTAGTAATTACAGTCACCCAAAAGATTCTGGTGTACCTTATTATGAAGGGCTTTTTACAAGCCAGGTTTCTGATTATTACAATTGGACCAAAGTAAACTCTAATGGAAATGAAGAGCAAGTAACAGAATATGTAACAACGCATTTAACCAATAGCGCAATTTCTTGGATTGATGCTCAAACAAAACCTTGGTTTTTATGGTTGGCTCAGGTAGCACCACATTTGCCTTTTCAAGCACCACCAGCAGGAACTTATACTACACCACCTACAGATAATAGATCTACTTATTTATCTATGATAGAATCTATGGATTATGAAATAGATAGGCTTATAAAAAGCATGGATGCAGAAACGTTAGAAAATACAGTTATCATTTTTATTGGTGATAACGGTACGCCTGGTCAGGCAAACAATTATTGGCCATCAAGACACGCAAAGGCTTCTATATATGAAGGAGGAATTCGTGTACCTATGATTATTACTGGTAAATCTGTAGAAAGAGTAAATGAAGTAGAAACCAGTTTGGTGCAAGCAGCCGATTTGCATGCTACCATTTTAGAGTTAGCAGGAGTACAATTGTTAGGAGGAACAGAAAATAGTTTAAGTTTAAAACCTACATTAAAATTTGAAAACCAAGTTTCAAGAAAAATAAATTACACCGATTATGAAAATGGAGGTATCCAATATTGGGCAACAAGAAACGATACCTATAAATTAATTGAAGATGCTAACGGTAACGAGGAGTTTTACAATATTGTTACAGATATTAAAGAAGAAACCAATTTAATAGGCAATTTAACTACAGCGCAAGAAACTATTAAAACCATGTTACAGCAAGAAGCGCAAACCATTAGAAATGATTGGTCTTGTAATGACGGAATTAAAAATGGAACAGAAACTACCATAGATGATTGTAATAATACTTGTGGCACTACAGATGTTTTAAGTTATGACAATATAGATTGTTGCGGCACACCATCTAACCCAAGTGTTTATTACGAATTTGTAGAACAAAACGAAAGAGTTGTTTACTCTAACAATTACCCAAACCATAATTTTTGTTTTGTAGCAAACAGAACCCCAGAACCTTATTATAGGGTATACAGATTCGATTTAAAACCTAAATTATCAGGACAAGTTACTAGTATTTCTAGAACAAATGGTAGACCTGTTAACTTTTTTGGAATCGCTTTAAATGGTGTGTACATGATGCCTGCACCTGCAACACCTTTTATTTTTGAAGATGTCAATACAGGTCAATATAATTGGGATTGGGTTTTTGAACCTACAACAAATATTGGCGATGGAAGAGATTTTGTTGGTTTAGATTGCGCTTCTGCTCATGTAAACCCAAACTCAGGCTATCATTATCATGGAAACATGTTTGAGTATGTAGAAGAATTAGAAGAAGGAATTTCTACATTAAAATCTGCACCAGCAGAAGTTTTACAAGTAGGTTGGGCATCAGATGGTTTTCCTATTTTATATCGTTTTGGACCAGATAAAGAAGGTAATATTAAAGAAATGTTTCCGAGTTTTCAATTAAAAAGCGGTTTACGACCTGGAGATGGACTTAGTGCTCCTTGTGGTCCGTATTCCGGAAAATACACGAATGATTTTGGTTACGTAGCAGGAAAAGGAGATTTAGACGAATGTAACGGAATTGAAGCATCCGTGACTTTAACAACTGCCCAAGGTGAAGAAACTTTTGAATATTACTATGTGGTAACGCAAGATTTTCCTCAGATTTCTAGATGTATGAAAGGAAGTTTTAACGATAGTTTTATTAGTAATGCTGCTGCTTTAAATGATGTGGATGCAGATAGAGATGGTTTTGTAAAAGCGTATGATTGTGATGATACCAACCCAAATATAAATCCGTTTGCAACGGACGACCCAACTACAAGTTTAGATGAAAGCTGTGGCGCTACTTTAGGTACAAAAGAGCTAGCTTTAAAAGATTTAGGATATTATATCAACTCAAACCCTAATGATGGTAATTTTGCAATCATATCTACCAATTCAGAATCGTATCAAGCTAAATTGTTTTCCATAAATGGAAAGTTAATTCGAGATAAACAGGGGATAGGTGTTTTAGAAATAAATAACATAACAGGTGCCGGAGTTTATGTTTTGAGTATTCTAAAAGAAGGAAAACTATTAGGAACTTCTAAAATTATTGTAAAATGA
- a CDS encoding DUF6702 family protein encodes MRILIVACFAFLNINMTNDVHESISATFNVIKRGHVLMLEIEFDEENFVKFGESSSLHVSKEDFGNYLNKSTSWEFDGKKLIPQILDVQSGEHHTKVICFLSKNTDNIKSVTIKNEFLLNLVSHSNIVQLDINNTFKDFRLHKGRREISLNYN; translated from the coding sequence ATGAGAATTTTAATAGTAGCTTGTTTTGCTTTCTTAAATATTAACATGACAAATGATGTACACGAATCTATTTCTGCAACATTTAATGTGATAAAAAGAGGGCATGTTTTAATGCTAGAAATTGAGTTTGATGAAGAAAACTTTGTCAAGTTTGGTGAGTCTAGTAGTTTGCATGTCTCTAAAGAAGATTTTGGTAACTATTTAAACAAATCAACAAGTTGGGAGTTTGATGGTAAAAAGTTAATACCACAAATTTTAGATGTACAATCAGGAGAACATCATACAAAAGTGATCTGTTTCTTATCTAAAAATACAGATAATATAAAGTCAGTTACCATAAAAAATGAATTTTTACTGAATCTAGTATCGCACTCTAATATTGTTCAATTAGACATCAACAATACGTTTAAAGACTTTAGACTACATAAGGGAAGAAGAGAAATAAGCTTAAATTATAATTAA
- a CDS encoding DUF6364 family protein, which translates to MNTKLTLTLEKEVIEIAKKYAKEKGQSLSEMVENYFKFITTPENVLKEKELSYKVSKLRGIIKTDTDIDYKKTLTEELSKKYGL; encoded by the coding sequence ATGAACACAAAATTAACGTTAACTTTAGAAAAAGAAGTGATAGAAATCGCAAAAAAATATGCGAAAGAAAAAGGACAAAGCTTGTCTGAAATGGTAGAAAATTATTTCAAGTTTATAACAACGCCTGAAAATGTATTGAAGGAAAAAGAACTTTCTTATAAAGTAAGTAAGTTAAGAGGTATTATAAAAACAGATACTGATATCGATTACAAGAAAACGTTAACAGAAGAATTATCTAAAAAATATGGTTTATAA